The Musa acuminata AAA Group cultivar baxijiao chromosome BXJ1-8, Cavendish_Baxijiao_AAA, whole genome shotgun sequence genomic sequence CTTGTGCACGCCTTCTTGTGGTCTTAACCCACCCAATAAGCCATTTTCCAGTTTCATTTTAAATGGTTCAATTCAGATGGATAATGAGTTTGTCAAACAACTGATTGAATTATTTGTAAATCACTCTGAAGAAGGAACTGTCTGCAATTAAATTGTCATTCACCAAATTAAGCaatcaaagcaatcaacaacTTAGGAAGAGATGATTATAATGCCTTCAAGATTTGCTAATGCAACTTCTAATAGCTGTCATTAACTTCCATTACATGATAGTGATAGTACAATCTTTTTAAGTTTGTGTTGACTGACAACCCCACTGTAGTCAAACGAATTTGATTTGTGTTAAGGTAATCACATTGATCTCCAAGAAATTGTTGATTATTCTTTAGTTAGTAATTAGTATCACTATTACATGTCAATTTGTTAAAAAACATGCATCTTTTCATTGTGCAATATTGATTTAGGAAAGTCAAACCAAGGTTTAAAAACTTGGTCGAGTGCCGAATCTGGTTGATGGCTGGACCAATATGATTTCGTTATGGACCTTTGTACTAGCACTTGGTACATGATGGTGCCACCCTAGGAAGTACGGACACGTCGTTTTGGTTGTCCGACATGGATACGTCATCGACACGACATGATATgtgtcttatttatttatttatttatttttttttttgggacacAATGTATTCGTGTCGGACATCTCCTGCACCCTTCCTTGCATGACGCTCGCATGCAGCGTTGTCGCATGGCCTTCACGTGAGGATGGGGGAAGCTGGAGGAATTTAGGGATTTCTCGCCGAACTTAGAGGATCGTCGGTGTTAAATCGTGGCCCTTGGGAGTTTGGGGGAGATGTGAAATCAAGGAATTTTTGTGGAAGGCAAGGTCTGCGAATGCCAACGGAAGGTGAAAGCATATTTAGAATACCATATTACAACAAAATCAGATTCACTGAACAGTAGCAGTAGGGGAAGAGGCAAAACGCCATATTGCAGTTGTAATGGTGTCACTGCGGCTCTACCCTACTGCCCCGAGCCTGCTTCCGTCGGCTACCTGCGCGATCGCTCCCTCGACAATCCGTCGTCTATCACCGCACACGCTTCGTGCCCCTCCCACCCTCAAGAACCCGTCGCCTATCACCGGTGACCTCTCTCGTGGGTTTCTCTTGGCGTCCCTCTCGTCGATCCATCACCGACAACAAGGATCGTGGGTTTCCCTCGGTGTTCCTCTCATCAACCCGTTGCCAACTGTGTGTAGAAGAGGCAACCCATCGCTTGTGATTTCAATCCTTATGTTTGTTTTTagcatttttttaattaattgatcACCTTTATATTTGTATTTTGATGTATGCCTAAATTATATGTTAGGGATATAATGTCTTACTATTGTGGAGGCTACAGCTGCGGCGGAAGTGTAGAGAGAGTGTACACTTGATATTTAAAACCCTGAGTCGAACAATCTCATTCCCTTTCTCTTCCATTAGCAAAATTTGATCAAGTTGCAGTTTGTTGTTTCTAGTTTTGTGACCCTTCAAATTATGCCATTCTCTGCAATTAAGCATAACCAAGAGTCAATGTTGCCGATCATGCTGGTTTCTATTTTTACCATCTATGCTCTCTAAAGATTTTTGCGTACATTGCAAAATTGTTTTTTCTGGCCTCTATTTTCCTTTTCATTGTTTCCTGCATCTACATAAGAGGCTttttcttgtatgttgtaaaacttgaaaATTCTGGTGATAATTCCCCATATCTTTATTTGTGTCATTTCTGATCTTTGCTTATGAAGGCATGTCTGAATATGACTGGGTTTGCATTTAGTCCAGATGGTTTCTAGGTACTGCTTCCTTGTTTCAGTCAGTCACAGAAACCTGGTTTATCGGACATTAATGTTAATTTCAGTCTTTTGGTCTATTGATCCAAACTTCAATGAAAATATTGCAGTTTAGGTACTGCTTCCTTGTTTCAGTTAGTGACAGAAAACCTGGTTTTTGGGATATTAATGGCAACTTTAGTCTTTTGGGCTCTACTGATCCCAAACTTCATGAAATATTGCAGTGTCAGGAAATCCAGTTGGCATCCATATCCATGCTGTATTTATCTCCAAGGCCTCTGGTGAAATAGTGAAGAAGTATGCAGGCCGTGCTGGTTTGGAGTTCTGGATTATACCCACCATTGACAATTCAGCATGGTCAATTATGGCCATCTCTTTCATATCACTTCTAGCCATGTCTGCTGTGCTTGCTATGTGCTTCTTTGTCCGTAGACACCGTATAAGGCGTGAACAACCCCAAGTTCCTTACATCCGAGAGTTCCATGGAATGAGTAGTCGATTGGTGAAAGCAATGCCAAGTCTCATATTCACCTCTGTTTTGGATGATAATTGCACCTCAACAACTTGTGCTATTTGCCTAGAAGACTACACTGTTGGTGAGAAGCTCAGGATACTGCCCTGTCGTCATAGTAAGTATCTCGATCACAACTTAGTcaccatttattttttttattgttactGATAACAGAGGGCATTTGATCCTAGAAAGCTACTCCTTGAACTTACCCTTCTAGACCTGTCTCAATTATGTGGCCTTCTTCTTGTAATTCTgtgttgtatttttttttctctttgggaATATCTTGCAATATGGTTGCTCCTGTCATATCAAGACTGCAATTTTTATAACATCCTTAAGGCAATGCAaggttttgtttatttatttcttatgaattctgttgcaatataattgctcttgccatatcAAGACTTTGCAATTTTCATAATATCCTTGAGGCAATGTAAAATCTTGATATGAATGACTAGTACTGGGGTATTTATACAAAGGAAATCAGTCTTTTAATTCATAACACTGTCATGTCAGTATAAGCTAAGGACCTCAATACAAACTCATCTAGAGAAGCTGCATCTGGACAGCAAGTACTGCACATGTTAGGTTGTTTGCTTGCAAAGAATACACATGGTGGTTTGCGGAATTCCTTTATAGTCAATCTATCATGAGTAGCAACTTACTAATCACTATTAACCTGATTATATAACTGAGCTTGGATACTCTTGTTTTGGAAAAACAGTCTTATGCCATCACACTTTTTCTTTGTTCTGAAGAATGCCCATGCTCCATGATGCTAAATGCCCTGCTTTTGTCTGGAAACCATAAAATTTTATCTTCGTGAGCTGATGTATGAGCATTCTTAATGGTATCCCACACTTATCAAGTTCTTGATTTTTAGCTTGAAATGATCGTGTCTGCTATCTTGGCATCTAAGAAGCACAAACACATGCTTTTGGTGGACATGTCCATGTCCGACATGTATACGTCGTCGACACAGCCCGATACATGTCCAGCATGTGTCCAGCCatgtgttttatttatttatttattttcatttctatTTGTGGGACACGACAGTGCTCCCACTTTGCTCCTGTGTGCTTCATCGTGTGGCCCTCACGTGTAGTGCTGTGCCCACGTGGTCCTCACGTGAGAGATATCTGCTTTGGATTCAGCATGGAGATGGGTCTTCGACATCATAAGGAAAGAAATTTGGAGATTGTCGTAACTCATaaggaaacatatatcaattatatctagatattgttaaatattatttgatgcAGTCAACCTTTATTTTAGATACTACTTTTTTTTTGTAAGTCTTTATTTTAGATACTTACATTTAGATTATCTTAATTGTTTCAACTTGTATGATGATTTTTATTTGTTCACATTgttgagtttataaaattttagtaTAGATATTATAAAACTCATAttaatcgaatatatatatacacgtgccCTTGCCGTGCCCGTgtcctaattttttaaaaaatggcgTGTTACCATGTCCATGTTGTGTCATGTCTGTGTCCATGTCCATGTTGGTGTCCATGCTTCTTGGCTTGGCATGATGCGGGATACATGAAGTGTAAATCAGTTGCTGATAATTGTAGCAGTAAGCAGCCGAGCATCAGGCCAaattgatatgtatatatatgtttcctGTTACCCAAATCAACTGTAGAACAGTTTTTTTGCAAGGCCCTGCATCTTAGGTGGTCTGACATTCCATGCATCAATTTTTCAGTTTTGTGGCATATATTTATGCTACGGATAAATGAGTCAGCTTTGCAATCAGATGCCATGTGCCTTTATAACAGCAGCTGCATTCTGTCCTTCAGTAAATTCAGTCCTATTCTACCTTCATTCGGAGTTTCCTTGCCTTCTTCCAAGACAGCAACCCAGTTATAAATTTCCAAGATAGCACCAGGACTTAATGAAGACTGCTTCAGTTTCCGCAATAACATTTTTTACGAGTATGAACATACTGATCCAATAAGTCTGGGTACTGAATATAATAAGGCTATCAATTGTCTATTAAGGTATGAAAGAAACCTGTTGGCCCAACTTTTAACCAACTGTTGGTCTTGTCAACCAGTCCAGAGCAAACATTGTAATTCAGTTTAATTGAAATAATAGAATATGATTTAACTCCTTATGCTATGTGTATATTCAGTTATTTTTTGGGGCTATTTTAGGTTTCTTTTCCCCCTTTGTTTTGTTGTTCAATATACTAGGTGTTTCTGAGATTGGTGAAGTTCACATCCTCTTTACTGTGCAACACCTACTTTGGAATTTGATCTCCTACTCAAAAGCTAGCCTTCTAATGTCTTAGAATGGCAAAACAGTTTATGTTAATCTTCATGGCCCGCTTCACATTTAAATTGTCAGCAATGATCAAGCATGGATACTTCAAAAATGCTTGGTGAATTGATATTTGTTGACACACATTATGTACTTAAATCATATTATGATCCTGACACCACTGATTAACAtgtaaataattaataatatgcACATAGAGTTGACCGCTGACTTAATCCTTTACATTTTTCTCATAGGTGCTACAGATTCTTTGTCCCATCTTTGAGCTTTCATATTCAGATATGCCAGTCATGTGATAGTATATTTTACTCTTGTTGTGGTTGCGTATGATATGTGATTGTCTAATATGTTCAACCATTAAATTTGTGTGTAATATTAGGTGTAATTTACTCTTCCATGCTAACTTTCTTTGTTGAATATTGAACAGAGTTCCATGCATTTTGTGTTGATTGCTGGCTCACTTCTTGGAGAACATTCTGCCCTGTTTGCAAGCAAGATGCTAGGGCAAGCATAGCCAACCTTCCAGCTTCGGAGGGTACTCCCTTACTTTCTTCTGGTGCAGCAACTCCAGCTTCTAATGCAGGATTATCATCATATCACTCGTCCATGGCAGCATCCCCAGCCATCCACATATCTACAATGCCTCCCCGGCCACAATCAAATTCCCGGCCACATTCATTCTCTAGTACTCTTAATTCCCCAGTTATTCAACTCGCTCCAATGCCTTCCCAATCACAATCAGGTTCATTCTCTAGTGTGTATCGTATCCCTAACCTGCATAGGTCTTATGGTCACTCACCATCTGTTCCTATAAGTAGAAATTCTTTAGACCGCGGAAACGCATCATCTCACAGATCTCGCTCTTATCTTGTATCTCCTCACTCCATGGGTTATCCCATTTCCTCACCTTTGAACTCGAGGCTTGCATCTTCTTATCTTCCTGGTTCAAGTAATGCATCACCCAGCTATCTTGCCGCATCTTCCAGTCGGCAGTCATACTTGAGACATTGTACTGAATCGTCGGCAAGTCTATCTGCTTTGGCCTCAGCACAATCTCTGCCAGGATGTTGATCTATGTTGAATATTCTGGACTGGGGTCCTGAGTTGGGCACAGATGCTGCTTTTCTCTACATGATTTGTTCTTGGTTTCATGGGTTGTCAGATCCTAGATGGAAGCATGAGTTGTAGTACCAGATATGCTCAGTTAATTCATTGTACTGCAACAATACGGTGATCCCTGAACTCTATTAGCATTTGGGTTTCATAAATTTAATCTGTGTTTGGCTGTCATCGTTTTGTGAAGGGACCACTGACATGCTACTGTGCTTTGTTCTATAGAAGGGTCAGTTCATTATTTGTATACGGGATGGAACATTCACCCGACTTAATTTGTATGAGGGCTCTGTAATCTAAAATTGGGTTATGTCTACTCTAGGATCTGACTGGCAAGAGAAAAGCTGCAATGTTCCTCAATCGTTGGATGCATCAAACCTTGTGGTTTATCTCCAAGAAAACTGCTGTTGAAGATGCTTTGCAGATACTAGATTTTCTTTGTTCACTTGGTTTATGTTGATCCATGTGATGAAATAGATGTGATGTCAACCTTGTATAATTTATCTTTTGTTACTGTAGCCATTTATCTGCTCAGTGATTCGTTACTGAGTTGGAACTGCTTTCTAACATCCACTCCTGCAGGTAATAAGTCCATCTCCAAGCCAAAACTCTTGTTGCTCAACTACTATCATAAACCCTGTCAGCAAAATCACttgaatgctggaaaaattggagACAGTTTTTGCATGTCAAGGCCTCTGTCATATTCTTTTCATCTAAAAGATGAGGCAAGACTGTTCAATGTTGCTGTGGTGCATGTCACCCAGTCCCAAGTACTGGTATGAAGTTACAGTAGGATGCTTCCTACATTGCTAGTGCTCTCCTTGTTGACACCTTTATTTTCTCTGGAGCTGCTGTGCTAAGATAGTTACTGAATCTGCTCTGTGTGTTCTTTGTTGCAGACAGGCTTTCATTCTTCCAGGATGGCAGTCAAGGAGCAATTCTCATCTTTATGTGAAGAGTATGCCACAGTTTCAAGTTAATTGAAAACAAAGGTGGAGGTAAACTTTTTATGCTGAAAATTGTATATGTTCGAAATTAAAAAGAAGTCTAATTAGATTAGATTACATTACATTACATAGATATTATAAATGTTTAAAATCCTTTTAAATCATACGACTCAAACAAACTGTTGGCTTCACTTTGGTCCTTGAAAACCATTATTTGATGTTCCCATCAATTGCGGTGTGAAGACATGTGAGGGTGACGAGATTCATGATTAGTCACGTGGTCAAAATATTCCCACGTGAATCGTGTCAACGGTCAAATGATTTACCCATTTTAGGTCGAAACCGTGGACTTCGCCTGCGCTTTTGAGCCCTTCCCCGGTCCGTTACTGTAATTAACGGGTCTTGATTACTCCTCCACCGGTACTAATTTGGATCCGACCTGACTCGCCCGACCCGTTTACGTTGCAAAtaaaagcgagagagagagagagagagagagagagagaagaggaggatGGGGAAGACGCCGGTGCGGATGAAGGCGGTGGTGTATTGTCGCCGTTCCAGCAGAAGGTGATGCCTGGGCTGTGGAAGGATCTCCCCGGCAAGATCCACCACAAGGTCACGGAGAACTGGCTCAGCGCCACCCTCTTGCTCACCCCCCTCATCGGCACTTACTCGTGCGTCCCCCTCTCCTCGCTTTTTTCCCTTATTGTTTCTATACGTGCTCgattcttttctttcccttttccGTTTCTTTTGGTTCTGAAATAAGTCGACGTTCAGGTGATTTCATGTTGGTACTGCCGTAACTTGGTCCTTTTGATTAGTGGAATGCATCAAATGAGGTTTTGATGGCTTAGGTAAGGAAAGGATAGTGAAAAAGAACTCTTCTCTCGTTGGATTTGATATTGTTTGATTCCAGTGTAACAACTAGATCTTGtcaaaattaagaaaagaaaTGACCATTAGTGTGGATGAGTACATCTAGTTCTTGTGCTAAGCTTTTGCCGGTTGTTTAACATGAGGTTCTGGAAAAAGAAAATATTGCTCCAATCCTGGTGTAGGCTGGAGGGATATTCTTTTCTCATTTGTGCAATGATAATCTATGGATAACTGGCTTGCTAGCTTCATCGAGCCTAAACTATTCATACCTAGTGGTGGTTTCCCGTTGTGATGTGCTCTCTAGCTCTGTCCACGAGTAATCCTTTCCTATTCGAAGTTCTCATCATGCCCTAATACTAGGTCGATTTTGATACCGATTGTTATGATTCAACCTGATGAGATAACCGATCAACTAGTTTCATTGAGCCTAAACTACTGGTCACAATATTTAAGTTGGAGTTAATAGTAGAAAACCTATCATATTCTTATGAGTCAATCTTGGTCTTAGTTCACTTCCGTTGGGAGACTAATCTGGGTGTTACACTTATTATCATCAAATGCTCTAAGGAAGTTGGAGATCTTGAATTGGATGAAATCATGTCACTCTTTTGAATTCAAAGCGCTCCAAGGAAGTGTActtaaaattaaattatcataCAAACAAGGAGAAATGTTCCTTTGTGGTAGTAGGACATAATTGAAGGAGAAGGGGAGGGGGTCAGAGTGTGGTGGTCAAGTTGAGAGGGATTGATTGGTAGTTTGACCTAGCTTGAATTACAACTCCAAATGGTGTTCATCATTATTCAAAGGGTCATCAATTCGTAAGGAAACATCTACTGGTTCAATTGTTAATTCAGTATCGGCACTGGACTAAGATTTTCAACCTTATTCAAAAGAATATAAAACTGTggggacatatatatatatatatacatacacacacacacacacacacacacacacacacatatatatatatgtatatatatatacatgcatatatatatatatatatatacatgcatatgtatatatatatatatatatgtatatacatatacatgcatatacatatacatatatacatacatacatacatatatatcttAAAGTCGTGCTTCTATAACTGAATCAACTTTGATAATTGAGTCCCTGAActaagaagagagagaaaaaaaggttGATTAAGACTTCAGACTTCTTCATGATACCAGTCTATTATTTTCATTGACCTTCCCACTTCAATCGCCAGAAGTTAGATCAAATACATGAATCTAAGCCATTATTCAATCCCAAACGTAGCTTGTTTTTAAACAAATAATCATGCATCCTCCGAAAATCGTGCGGAAAATATAACTTTTAAAGCTCATCTCAGTTTTCTAATACCTTTTATATATCCAGCTCTGGTGGAATGTGTGTATATTCATTCCTTTGCATTAGCTCTTTTGTTCCAAAGATGCTTTACTGTCCCTAGTGATTATTGATAATTTTGCATTCTTGTTTATATAAAGGCAACTATTGTGGATTCATCATTCTTTTTTGGTGTACTGAAATCTTTATGTGGTCTGGTCTTCTATCTGGTGGTTGCAGTTATGTGCAGTACTATAAGGAGAAAGAGAATCTGGCTCACAGGTACCAGGGTTGGTAGCATGGGCGCAAGACTCATGAAAGGATTTTTAAGTTTTGGCTTGCACTGCCCTGTTTTATAATCCACTTTAAGCTATTGTGATGTTCATAACTTACTTCTCTTATGATCCCCAATAACAGAGGGTGTAAACTCGTTCTTTTACTATGCGCCTATGCGATATGATACATAGCAAAAAAATGTTTGAATTTATGTTGATTTTGCATCTTCCTATCCTAATTGTGGAGATTGAAAAGTTTgatatcaaaatttgaaatttGTACAGAAAGAAATTGTTGGCTGAGCCATCATTTGTTTTGCAATTTGGTGATTATACTAGATTGTGGATTGGTGTGGCCTACCAAAAATCTAATGAGATGCCactcatttattagataaaattaAAGATGTATTATGCTAGTTTGTGATGAATTATACTTTTGGCCGAGGCACCTTCTTTTACAGGTATTCTCAATCTCAAGTTTGTTTCGTTAGATCCCTTGGCAACCCTCATTTAACTACCAATTTCCTGTAGTCATTACTGCCAATAGTTATTAGCAGTTTTTCTTTGTTGTGACTGATTTTTGTGACACATCAGTTTCTCTCTCATCCTTCATCTCATTCAGGATCTTAGGGTTTCTCCCTTTTGACCAGTAAGAACTGAGACAGCATAGATCATGACATGCAATGATTAGTGTCTTTTTAGCTATGCTTCTGATCCTAAACATTTTGTTTGTGTTACTTAAGAATGACAACGGTAAGATACCCATGAATTCTAAAGGTTGTCGAACTAGTAATTCGATACGGTTCCTTCTCCTACTTATTAATTTCTTATTCATAACACTACCAAAAATTATAAATGGcaaatttctaaaaaaaaagagaaacctttaaattttttacttttttctAATTGAGCATCCGCTGTTTTTGGTTTATTGGCATGTGGCTCTCTGGTGTTTTCTcatgttttctttttggtttaTCCCCGTACAGCgtcttttagttttttatttttttaaatattatcctTGACTTTCATTGTCGCCTTCACTTCATTGCTCTCATCGTCCTCGTCCTTGTATGTCATGGGTGAGACGATAATTCATAGAACATGGCCTAaggtaatatattttttaaaaaataaagattacTCTATATtaataaatcaaaaataaaataaaattttcgaatttttttaatgaaatttaattaattaattaattattattatatataatttttatattggaAGATTATtcaaaaacaagagaaaaatgGCATATAGTATAAAACCATTACTTTTTTTATaaagctaattatagattatttcatGTAGTTAGTTGTCTTTAGTATTtcgatttttagatttaaaaaatttatattgcaaTCTCTATggctatgaaagtgaaacatttatttCCATTTACCCTAATACTATTGGTTTTATTGATGAAAGTATGAAAACAATAGATAAAAAGATCATTTTCAACATCCTTATTATATTTTCAGTGGTGATGGACGACGACACCATTATGGGTTGCGTGTGACTGTTGTGGATGAGAAAGAAGAGTGACAATGAGTAGTGAgacaaagggagaggaggaagcgGATGACATAGATGTCGATGCTTTGTATTTGCATCGACGCCACTCAACAATTGTGTCAGCACCAACACAGTTGCTAAGTGATGAAAGGCCGCTCGACATTTGCGTTAGCATTATGCAGATGCTGAGCGACTCTTTCGTCGCTTCGCATCTACGTCAACGATGCTTAGCATCTGTATTAGTATCGACACAGATGCAAAGTGACGTA encodes the following:
- the LOC103995696 gene encoding receptor homology region, transmembrane domain- and RING domain-containing protein 1, translated to MGLLEHEFLRKYVLFTFVLLGLLVGSAAGNVVLIGRNVSLSFPDVEANFARPIKRSGECGVLYVAEPLDACGPLTNQVGGGSENPFALIIRGGCTFDAKVRSAQNAGFKAAIVYDNEDSGVVISMSGNPVGIHIHAVFISKASGEIVKKYAGRAGLEFWIIPTIDNSAWSIMAISFISLLAMSAVLAMCFFVRRHRIRREQPQVPYIREFHGMSSRLVKAMPSLIFTSVLDDNCTSTTCAICLEDYTVGEKLRILPCRHKFHAFCVDCWLTSWRTFCPVCKQDARASIANLPASEGTPLLSSGAATPASNAGLSSYHSSMAASPAIHISTMPPRPQSNSRPHSFSSTLNSPVIQLAPMPSQSQSGSFSSVYRIPNLHRSYGHSPSVPISRNSLDRGNASSHRSRSYLVSPHSMGYPISSPLNSRLASSYLPGSSNASPSYLAASSSRQSYLRHCTESSASLSALASAQSLPGC